A segment of the Streptomyces sp. Tu 2975 genome:
GAGGCGCTCACCCAGGCCGGGGTGTCCGTCGTCGCGATCCCGGACTGCGGACACAACATCATGCTGGACAACCCGGAGGCATTCGTCCGCGCGACTGACGAGGCGCTCGCGAGCTGAGGAGAGCCGACCGGGAGTCATGCTCATTCGGGTATGGATGGTGCGGCACTGCGGTCTTGGACGGGACCCGCCCGGGCCTGATCTCCTCTGGCTCATGAGCGAACACACGAGTGAGCACATGAGTGACCCGGTGAACGGCCCTCAGCACGGCGGCCGGAGGACCTTCGTGCGGCGGACCCTGTTCCGGGGAGCGGCGCTCGGCGCGGCGGCGCCGCTGCTGCCGGCGGGAACGGCGGCTGCGGCTGCTTCGACGGCCGGTCACCGGAAGGGCGCCGCGACGGTACCCGCCGGCTCCGCGACCCTGCGGTGGCTCGGCACCTCGGGCTGGCGCATCGGCATCGGCGGCAGGACGGTCCTGTTCGACCCGTACATCACCCGCTTCCCGACCGGCCTGTTCGACCCGAAGGGCAGCTTCGACGCGACCACCCCACTGCGGTGCGACGAGGAGTTGGTGACGCGGCACGCGGGGAGCCCGGAGCTGGTGCTGGTCAGCCACACCCACTGGGACCACATCAACGACGTGCCGCACATCGCCCGTTCGACGGGAGCCCGGATCATCGGTACCGAGACGACGTTCCACGTGCTGCGGGCGCTCGGCGTGGACGCCGGGCAGATCAGCGTGGTCAGGGGTGGCGAGGTGCTCGACTTCGACGGCTTCACCGTGGAGGTCGTCGCGAGCCGGCACAGCCGAAACGCCAAGTGGTCCTATTTCGCGCCGGGCACGCTGAACGCCCTTCCGCGCCGTGCACCGCGGACGATCTCCGATCTGCCGGAGGGCGACACGCTCGCCTTCCAGGTGAGCGTGAAGGGCGGCCCGTCCGTCTTCCTCATGGGCGCGAGCGACTTCGAGGAGCGGGCCGCGAGCGGTCTGCGACCCGATGTGCTGATGGCCGCCACCCCGTCGAGCACGGCGACGTACCGCTACCTCCGGAGGCTGCTGGGCGCGCTCGGCGACCCCGCGACGGTCGTCCCGGTCCACTGGGACAACTTCGAGAGGCCGCTGAGCCTGCCGCCGCAGCGTGATCCGGTCATGGACCTGGAC
Coding sequences within it:
- a CDS encoding MBL fold metallo-hydrolase; the encoded protein is MSDPVNGPQHGGRRTFVRRTLFRGAALGAAAPLLPAGTAAAAASTAGHRKGAATVPAGSATLRWLGTSGWRIGIGGRTVLFDPYITRFPTGLFDPKGSFDATTPLRCDEELVTRHAGSPELVLVSHTHWDHINDVPHIARSTGARIIGTETTFHVLRALGVDAGQISVVRGGEVLDFDGFTVEVVASRHSRNAKWSYFAPGTLNALPRRAPRTISDLPEGDTLAFQVSVKGGPSVFLMGASDFEERAASGLRPDVLMAATPSSTATYRYLRRLLGALGDPATVVPVHWDNFERPLSLPPQRDPVMDLDGFTDLIRTLSPTSRIVVPDYETLYGADMRPAVTA